Proteins encoded together in one Anopheles darlingi chromosome 3, idAnoDarlMG_H_01, whole genome shotgun sequence window:
- the LOC125955833 gene encoding UPF0046 protein C25E10.12 codes for MIVDIHPLTHDPTSAWKELSKSQRVIKINTKPPAADVPANKVRVVCMSDTHSLTHHIKFDIPDGDIFIHAGDFTRCGKLDEVLDFNEWLSKLPHKHKLVIAGNHELSFDHTFTHPFQNASACCKKTGNTLLDEIPTLGNSKESLAEAVKTQNIRQYLSNCTYLQDECVELFGLKIYGTPWQPEFCKWAFNVKRGKDCLEKWEQIPENVDILITHTPPVGHGDLCCSGVRAGCVELLTSVQQRVKPKYHVFGHVHEGYGITSDGKIIFVNASTCDINYLPNNQPIVFDVTLPKGRTKED; via the exons ATGATCGTCGATATTCACCCCTTAACCCACGATCCAACGTCGGCATGGAAGGAGTTGTCGAAATCTCAACGAGTGATCAAAATCAACACGAAACCTCCGGCGGCCGACGTACCAGCGAATAAAGTGCGGGTCGTCTGCATGTCCGACACGCACTCTCTGACGCACCACATCAAGTTCGACATCCCGGACGGCGATATCTTTATCCATGCGGGTGATTTTACGCGCTGTGGCAAACTGGATGAGGTGCTGGATTTCAACGAGTGGCTCT CTAAACTTCCCCACAAACACAAGCTGGTGATAGCGGGGAACCACGAACTCAGCTTCGACCACACCTTCACCCATCCATTCCAGAATGCGAGTGCCTGTTGCAAGAAGACGGGCAATACGCTGCTGGACGAAATCCCTACACTCGGGAACTCCAAGGAGAGTCTGGCGGAAGCGgtcaaaacgcaaaacattcGACAGTATCTCAGCAACTGCACGTATCTGCAGGACGAGTGCGTGGAGCTGTTCGGGTTGAAGATCTACGGCACACCCTGGCAACCGGAGTTCTGCAAGTGGGCGTTTAACGTGAAGCGTGGCAAGGACTGCCTCGAAAAGTGGGAACAGATACCGGAAAATGTCGATATACTCATCACCCACACGCCACCCGTCGGTCACGGGGATCTGTGCTGCTCGGGAGTGAGGGCGGGCTGCGTGGAGCTGCTAACGTCGGTACAACAACGGGTCAAACCAAAGTACCACGTGTTTGGCCACGTGCACGAAGGCTACGGTATTACGTCGGACGGCAAGATCATTTTCGTGAATGCATCCACCTGTGACATAAACTATTTACCCAATAACCAGCCCATCGTGTTCGATGTGACGCTACCGAAGGGACGCACTAAGGAGGATTAG